ACCTTTGACATAGCATGGATCTGGGGTGAAAAGATGGCCATTGAACTTACTCGGCCACTCGCCACGCGCGTTGCACCCCAGCATATAGCGAAAGAGCGAATAGTTACGTCCGATTTGCCAGGCCTTATCTTTTTTGTCTGCCTCCTTGTCGTTTATTTTGATATAACTGCGTGAGTTGAATTCTGTCCACCATTCAATCGCCAGTTTTCGAGCTTCTTCGACTCCTTGACTTTCGTTTGCCGCCAGGGCTTCAAGACCTTTCTTCCAATCCTCAAGTTTCTCGGTTTGCGCAGTATGGCAATAAATATCAAGTCGTTGAGATGTTGTTGATTCACGACTGTGTAGTTTCCAACCGCGATAAGGGTATTGCGGATAGATGCCTTCAGTTGTTCCGCCAGGAATCAGACCAGAGCCACGCATATATCCACCAAAAGTTCTTCCTTTTTGAGTATTGGGAATCTTTGACCTTATTGGCTCAAGTTCCTGTTGCTCGATCAATCGGTCAATCAGCAGCTCTTTATCTCGATTTCGATGATAGAAAAGAACACCTTCATCTTTGAAGTCGATGACATCCGGCCATGATGTGACTGTTCCCTGATAGTCAATGTAGCTGACAGTCTGGTGCCGCCGCTCTTTATCAATGATACGAGGCTCAAGTCTCCAGTTTTCATAAGTGGCAGTGAGCTCAAATTTTTGCTCACTTTCGATTTCAACATGGATTACTGGTCTTTTGACCTCAACCCACACCTTCAGCTTTACCTCAGGTGTGCCTGCTATGATTTCGACGTAGCCTTCATTCAGTTTTAACTCTTGCCTGAAAGGCTGTTGTGGAACGAATGGATTTGGTTTTAACTGCAGACGAACGCGTCCGAGTTTTAGCATTTGATGATTTTCATCAAAACTTCCTGAGCGGTCGATGTAGAAGAGTAGATCGCCGTCTTCTACCCATACGTTTAGACCGATGTCGTAACCCCCGCAAGGCATTGAATTACCTGAGTGGTTACTGGGAGAATCCCAGACTACGTTGAAGTTGTTTGCTTGTTTATCGGTGTTTTGGAGAGGAGAATTCATTAAGTGATTCTAATTACGGAAGCTTAGGCGAAGCCATCGATGCGGAGAACTTAAGCGTCTCTCTCTAGTTGCAAGTGAGTTCGCCCTGCTTCATCTTCTTGAAAGCGGATTGTATCAGACTGGTTTTCCCAAACAATATCCAGCTGATCCTTATTGTGGTTCCATTTGGTTTCTGGGAGTTCATCACCGTGTCTGTGGGGATACAGCATAATTTTGAAGTCAGGTGAAACAGAATAACTTGGAATCACAAGACGTTTCCCTGAAGCTTTAGGCCAGCGAATGTTTGACATATACTGCTCAATCCTTCCGATGGGTGTATAACGGCGCTTGGACATATCATTATTACACTCTAATATGCGAACGAGCAGAACAGGATCACCTTTACGTGGGCTAAGGAGGCCATTGCTGTTACGTGGCGCTTCGTTGCCAGCGAGATAGATATCGGTAATATCCGAATCATTACTAAAACCAAAGCCAATGATCTCAAGATCCTGTGCGGCTTGCATTAACCATTTGTATTCGTGTTGCTTATTATCTTTTTTGATATCATCAATAATCAGAACATACGGATTTGCTCCCCGCACCATGGCTGTCGTGCGAAAAGCTTTTTCAACAGGATTCCAAGGGCGTTTGACGTAATGCTGAACTTTTCCTGGCTGTAGCCAATGATGTTGTTCGTAAAACGGTTTATTCATGTAGGGCTGATCAACTGGGTAGAACTGAAAGTCGTTTGGTGTTTCAAGGACTTTCTCCCAACCTTTTTCCAGCATTGGGCTGTCTTGATCCGGGTTGCCATTTCCCCAATTCCATTCCCAGTCGTAGGCATACTTCGCATCACCGCATGCGTAGGTCAGGATTTTATCGTCTTCGAAATCAATCATTTTTCCTGGAACAGGAAAGCAGCCTGAAGCCATTCCGCATTGGCCGACATCATCGATAAGGACAGTGCTGAAAAAACGTGATTCGTTAACCTTCCCAAATTTGGATCCGCCAGCGATGTTCATTTGATAACCCCAGAGACGTCCGAGCCCGGCAAATACAAATGTATTACGATCTGCGGAAGTATGTCCGCCTTTGTCCTGCCGGCAGTGCAAACTGACGAACAAAGCATCAGGAGACATATCACTACGTGTTGTCATGTAGCCACGTTCCGGACAAAAGAAAGTTGCGGAAAACCCTGCAGCGTCCGCATCCAGTTCAGGTGTGTTTGGTGCGGAAGGAAACATTACAGCTGTCAATGCAGAGTTGTAATAGCCAGTTGGGCGCAAATCGTTGTAGCGTTCATAGTTTTGCCCGAAATACATTGTCCAAACATAGTCTACAGCAGGATCATTCGGGAATAACCACTTCAATCCGATTATGTCGTTTACATTAAATCGATAATTGCCTTCAACTGTGTTACTGCCAGTCCCGCCCCAGTCATCACATCCAATGAACCCTTTTCCATTCGGTAGGCTGACTGCTGGTAGAAACTTAGTAGCATATGCCCGTACATGAGGATGGCTTGGGAGATTGAGACCTCTACGAGATAACAACATCATCGTAGAGTTAAACTGGTAGTTTTTTCCTAAGCCTTCATAGGGACAACCCGACTGATACCAGCCGTAGGTAATGAAATTTCGGTAAGCCCTTACAAAACCCTTATAGTATTCTTCGTTGAAACCTTCTTCTCCTTCAATTGCGAGAAGAGTTAAAGGTAAGAAACTATCTAATGTGCACCAGTTGCTGGTGGTTGCATCTGGCTCTATAAATGTACCGTAGTGCGCTTTATGAAGCGAAATGATTGCGATGAGTTTTCGAATTTTGTCTCGTTGCTCATCTGTCATGAAATTATAGGCATAATCGTAACAGAAGCCCATATTGTGTGCACCAATAGCACCGGGATGATCACCGGGCTTTACTGTTGGCTCGAGATAGTCTGCAATGTTCTCCATTGCCAGTGCGAGCTCTTGGCCCGCTTCCACGTCATTTTCAATCCAGCAGCGATAGGCCTCCAATGCCATACTACCAATTACTGGATCATTCATGCTCATTTTGTATCCATCTAGATTTCCGTCTAAGATTCTGGCATACTGTTCGGCTGGTTTCTCCCAGCCACCACGATTATAAGGAGCCAGCATTTTACCATCCGGGTGAGTAGGGAAAGCATTTCGGTCAATCAATTTTCCTTTGAGCTTGTCTGTCCAGCCATGCAGCATGCCCCACATTAATCGCCCATGTTCGGTTTCATAATATAAGTGACGTAAGGGTTCACGATCTTGCGGACTGTGCAGCATGCGCGGATGTACGCCTGGAGCGGGCAGGGGAGACATTGGCCTAATGCCAGTTGCATCGGGCTCTATTCTCTTTGAACCAAAATCATTTGGTTTCATTGCACTGTAGGAAATGTGCGCTCCTGATTTACTAATCGCGATATCTGGTGAATCTGGAACTTTTGCAGCGAACGAGAAAGAACCAGCAGCCAGTACACTGACTACAACGAAGTATCCTATATTTATCATGGGTTTGCTTTCTTTACCTGTGTGGCAATCATGCCGTCAGTGAGCAGGGTATGTCGCTTGGCGGTTAGCTGACTTTTAAGCGTTATCAAAATGTCAGAAGGCCTTCTCTCTCGGAAATAAGTGAGCGTGTAATTTACAATTTATACTTACTATATCAGAGAATTCTCATGTCAACGAAAAGATGTCATTCTATTACATAGATTTCATAAATAAAAATTCATATATTTCCGAAACGTGAATACCAATCACACAATTCTGTTGCCCATTTATAAAGCAATGCAACAAGTGATGTGGCATTAAAAACTTACCAGCCTTTTGATTTATTCGATTGGCCTGATCTAACGGAAATGGAAAGAAGATGTTCTATTTTTTACAGTGAACCAACTCTGGTGGAATTAGAATTGTTTTTGATTCCATTTCCGGGTGATTAATCCGCCAAATTAAAAGTTCAGCAGCGGCCCTTCCCAGTGCTTCAGGACGTAAATTGATCCCTTGCATGTCGAGCTTTGCACATTCGTCTTCCAGCCCGGAAATTGGGCCATAAAGATGAATGCCCTGCTCGGGTGTAAGCTTAAGCCGATCCAATGCCTCAATCATATGAGGAAACGGGCGTGTCATGAAAATGCCTTTGGGTTTTCCTGATTTTTTCATGTAGCGCTCCAGTATTGATACGATTTCAGTTGGGTCCCATGTTAGGATCTCAAGAGAGTCATACTGGATACCCTGAAAATCGGCTTCATATTTGAAGCCACTGCAACGTGAGAACGTGGGCATTTCCTGTAAAGGCACATTACCGACTCGATTCGAAATCAACAAAGGTTTTTTGACACCAGCGCGAACCAGACGATCAAGACCGATACGCCCAATAAGTTGGTCATCCGGCAGTATATAATCTTCAATAATTTTTGGAGATTTCGATAAGGTTAGGGGAGGTTGTCCAAATATGGAAACATGCGGAAATCTTCCCATTTGAGCAAGTTGCGGTTTCGTCAGTGGAATAGTCGAAAACACTCCTTTCAGGATATATCCATCGACTTCCTTTTTTGCCAATATAGTAGGTAAGTTTTTGTTTCTATCCAGATGAGTATGAACCAACTCAATCTTCTTTTCGAAAAGATAGTCGGCGATCCCTTTTTGCAGTCCTCGAGATAGGGGAGTCTTAAACGCATCAGGTATAAAGTCAGGAATGATGAATCCAAATCGGCGTATTCGCAGCTCTTTGTCATTGGTATTACCACGAGCGATCCTTACAGAACGCCTTTCTTGCGATGGTAGTTTATAGCCTAATTTATCGGCTGCTTTTTGGATGCGTGCAGCAGTTTTGGGGTCGACAAGGAAATCTCGATTGAGTGCGCGAGACACAGTTACAACAGATACTCCGGTTGCCTCGGCGATCGTGCGTAAAGATATGCCAGCTTTTCTAGCCATGCGCTATATTTGAGGATTACATTGTATAGGGTCAATGGAAAGCTGATACTAAAAAGCACCTTTTTAGCTATAAGAAGGTGCTTTTTTGACTCTTAATATATGAAAGAACTAGTGAGATATTCTTTTTCGGAGAATAACAAGAGCAGCAAGGGCAAGCAAACCTCCTGTCAAAGCGAAATGGCTTGCCTCGGGGATTGCTTGATAATCTGAAAGCCTTACAAATTGATTATTAACCAATGTTACAAGAAAACTACCCTCTCCGCCAGATGTGTTAAGGCGTGCACCAAATGTTACATTGTCAAAACTACCCAAAATTCTGTCTCCACTGGCATTGGATTGAATGATATTAAATGTATCACTATTCGAAATACTACCAGCAAAGCCATCAATAAAGCTGACTTCCAAATCTCCCCCGACTGTAATAGAGCTATTACCTGAGAAAACTAAATCGTAGAAGCCGGCAGGGTCCTGATAAACGCTGCCCGTTGCCACATTGGTTCCGCCAATGTCAATCTGAGTATGGCTGTTTGTTGTCATGTTAATCGCAGCAGTGGCTGTTGTCATCCTTCCTGCAACTCCAACATCACCTGGAGTGATTGTTGTGCCATCGAAATCAATAACCATGCCAGCTGAACCATTGATTTGTTTGGATGCCAGATTGCCGCCAGTGAAATTGAAATTCCATGTACCAGATCGGCTGGCATTCCAGATGCCTTTATTAATTAAAGTTCCACTCGTTAAATTAACATTTGCAGTGCCAGGAACGGCACCATCAATTCCAGTGCCAGTTGAGTTTGCAATAAAGGTGCCTCCATTGACATTCAAGGTTCCCACACTGTTAGATCCTTGCCCGATGTTAGTCGTACTATTACTGGTTAATATTCCGCCTGGCAGTACAGTAACAGTACCGGTAGTGTTTGCATTAAAGCCAGGGAACACGCGATCCACCGTTTGGGAATCTGTTACTTGGGCTGTGCCACCGTTTTCGATGCGTGCGCTGTCTAAAACACCTGGAACGCTACCTCCCCAGTTGGCACCGTCGCTCCAGTCTCCAGTGCCACCAGTCCATGAAACATCGGCAGCGTGACTGGGTCCAAACAGGCTGCCTAGTGCGATGGAGGTCATAAGGGTAGTTTTTCTAATATGTGACTTCATTGCTTTGAATAGGTTAGGGTGCAATTTGTTTTAGCAGGATGCTCATTTGTTATCATCCAGTCAATATAAAACAATCATTCTATTCCATTATTAATGGAGAAAAATCTATGTTTTGAAGCAGAATGCTAGAGGAAGAAAGGGATAAGCCTTTGTGTGTATTATCGCTGCTCGCGGAATCTTTTTACTTTGTGCCTGCCAGTTTCATCCTCAAAAACAAGGACAAGTGTTCGGCGATCATCATTATGCCCCCAACTATTTGCATAGAACATATTCCAACCTTCTGGTTTTCTTAGGGCAATTTTAACTTTCAAATTCGATCCGTCTGATTTACCGCGAATGCGCTTTAGCTTTTGTTTTTTGGGTTCGATAAGGAACTCTTCGTCCTGTAATCGGGCTGCTACCGGTAGGTCAGTGAGGTTGAAGAATTGGAAGGAACCATACGGAAAGGAATCAGGATCATCAGGAAGTTCAATTATCTGATATTTGTTATTACTTTCCTTCGCAAAAATAAATAGTAAGTCGGTGGTGTCTTGTCCAATTAAAACATTGCCTACTGTTATGTTAATTGTCTTTCCATCCCCATCTTTTGTTTTTCTATAGAATTGAATTTCTGGAGGTCCCTCGTAATCATAGGTTGATGATCTGATATGATTGTAGGCTTTGATTTTCTTCTCGCTTGTCCTATTCTCTTTGTAAAATACATTTTTAACAGTTTCACCCCAAGCTATTACCTGAAAACTAATGGATACTGTTGGCTCTTGAGCTGCATTTTGCCCAATGGCTTGCGCGAAGGAAGCAATTAAGAAAAAAAGAAAGCGTAGAAATATTTGGGGAAATGACATATTCATTATTCTCTAATTGAGCCAATTGAATCCCACGATTTTAAATTGACGACCAAATGTCTTGTTTAGCAATTCATACTGATCACTGTCGCCCAAGTCAGATGGATGAGTCTCAGGTGGTGTGACTGATTCTATATAGTCTGGAATTCTTTGCACTACAGCCACTCCATACGCGCGTGCAACCACATCATTCGTGTATTCATTTTTGGTATCACCATAGAACTTTATTGTAAAAGTATCACCTCTTGCAGTCATTATAGGGGCCAGTTGTCGGATTATGTCATTCTGACTTAACCAGCCGGGGATATTTGCAGCGGTGGATTTCGCTAGATTCTCTGTGTAAATTGTGTAAATGCCACGTCCGGCATTAGGGGTTTCCGTTAATGTAGGTGAATTACCAATACTAATATCATCATTGATACTTGTATCATCGATTGCTTTCTGAATGGCCCCCCGTGTTGCAAATCCTTCATTTGATCTGAATGGATCGCGATTGATGAAATCACCAATTGAGTAGAAGGGGCCTCGTATTTTGATTTCATTAACAATCGCTGCGGCTAATTGCCTAATTTCCGTATCCGTTAATGTCGCGAATCCTGTCCAAAGTTCGTCTGGTCCACCTCGTGGTGCTGTGAAGCGAGTAAATGGATTTCTCATTTTACTGGCGCTTATGATTTCATTGTTGCTGCCAAAACTGTCATTTACTTTTGAGATGATGAGTTTTTCATCACGAAAAGCGCTCAAGGTCGCGATCCAAGCGTTGATCGCTGTGGAGTTAATGTTAAAGGGGCCATCGATGAAAAGTTCTGCCGCTGCCGTATGAAACGCATGCATTCCCTGGAGGTCAGTTAAGGCTGGTGCGTCGCCAATAATATCATTGTATATCAATCGTGTGTTTTGAAGTGGCAATCCCTCGTCAATATAATCTTGATCGAAACTCGTGTTGTAGGGGAAGCTTTTGGATGCGTCCCGACCAGCTGTAGGAATCGTTGAAAAGAAGTATTCGTCAAATATTCGATCATTGATGTAGTAGGATCGATCAACGAAATACGCATCATTCGCTGGATCATTGGTGGCCCCTCCATTGATCTGCAGGAAAGTCCTGCTTTTTTCGATGAACGGAGATGGGTATGAGCCTCCAACAATGTAAAGTGGGTCTTCTGCACCAAATCCAAATGATGCGTGCATGAAGTCTCCAATACTCTGCATGGGTTGCCTTGGAACATCATACAATATAACTCTTGAAGTCCCTGTTCCTGCATCAAGGCCACCACCCCAGTAGGCGTTGTCGCCATCATGCTCTGGGATTGCATCATCAAAACTGCCAATAGCATCGCCTGATCCAGCATATGGCATGTAGGTATGGCTAGTATATGAAATTAGATTCAGGTGTGCATAGGAGGGGAATTCGAAATCAGGAGTTAATGCCCGCATTTGATATCCTACGAATGGAGTTGGCAGTGCACTGTCTATTGCATCAACGGTGCCAAGTGTGAATATTGGTCGGCCATTGGAGCTGCTATTGTCAGTCTCATCGCTGGTCACCTCTGCTATATATGCATTGAGGCGTACATTTGTATGGCTATGGGCTTCAGGCAAATTTAGGTCAACCTGTGCCCGTATTCGTTTTTGATTAAATCTAAAGATAACCTCATCGCTTGGGTTTGTTGCTTCCAGTGGAATTCGAGTTGGCTGCCCATTTGGATCTGGATCTCCGGATGTGAATAGATCTGTATAGAAGCTCGCATCTTCGTCGATTAGATCTCCCGATACACCTGTGACTTCAAGTGTGCTATCATTGGTTGGCCAAACTTGTGAATTTTGCATCCCAAGCACCATGACTTGTCCAGGCTCTAAAGTAATATTAGGTACTTTGAGAGCTAATTGCCCGAATATATTACCACCAATACCATTATTCGTTGTGTAATTCCCGAAGATATTCTGATATCCATTACCAACATCCATTGAATAGCTGTCTTGATCTGAATAGTAGAGTGAGTACGGACCTCGGTCTGGATTGGTAGCGGCCGATCCGGTTTCCATTCGAACATTATAGGGATTGCATATGACAAACGTGGGGTAGACGTGGAGACGGAATCGGTACCTAACATCATCAGGATCGGTTTCATCTTTTATCGATCTTACTCCATAACTCATCTTTATTTGAACCATAAGAGGACGGATAGGTCCGAATGGAGCTCTACGGTAAGAATTAAATTCCAGGCCAAGGGTAGGGAGGCTTTTAACGTAACCATTACTTCCACCTCCGGGGAAGCGATCTGCTCGTGGGTAAAGTGTAGGGTCGCTACTTGTATTACTATTAAGGTTTTTTATCTGATCAGCTTGATGGTATGCATCATCGCTTGGCGGAAGTCCGGTTACACTGCTTGGTCTTGGATGATCAAACTTATAGAGGTTGTAGTAGTTATAAAAGATATCCCATGATTCACCTAGGATATCTACGTCAGAGGTTGTTCTTGTTGTATCAGAATACAATAACCTTGAATCATCGTTCTCCCCGGCAAGAAGTTGAGGGGTAAGAGAAAGGTGCTGTTCGTATTGATCATCAAGACCTCGAGTTAAGTCTTTTCGAAGTCCTCCTTTGCGGTTATTTGCTAAGATGCCGAGAGACTTTAGTGTTACATCGGATGAATATACACTGAAATCAGGTGAGTCAGAACTTGTAGTGCTGATTAGCCCGAGGTCATCAAGGCTGAATGCCTGGCTGAGCTTCTCCGGACTATTAGTAACGTCTTTCCAGTCATCTTCAGACACTACTATCATTGATGATTTTTGCGGAACTAAAAACTGACGCTGGCTTTCATTTATCGAATCACCAAAAGAATTCTGATCGACAGACTTTGGGTTTAACTTCGCCTTAAGCGACTCATCTTCAGTTAGCCATGCATAGCCTCCCGAATCACTGGCAGGATCGACTGGAACCCTGGATACTTCAATGCCCTGATTTGCTCCAGAATGATCCGTGTAGCTTGCCAGAGTAACAGTTTCGCCTGTTATTGAGGATGGATCTGGATTGTTCCCCGATACAAGCCAGGTTGGCGTGTCTGAATTGAGTGCTCTTATTTCGCCTATTGTCGCATCTGGATTTTCAGGATCATAGCTTTTCCATACGCCCGTCCAGATTGCTGTATTCGCACCAGTGGATGGGAGAATATCTGCTCGAGCTGTTATTCGCTGATCCGGCCCCGCTTCTGCTTGTAATTGCCCGATTGCTTGTTGAAGTGCAAATAAAGCATTCTGTCTGGCTCTCTGCTCGTCAAGTCTGTGTCTTGAGGTTGCGCTCTCAAGGCTTACTAATGTGGAGAGTGATAGCACCATGACGAGAATGAATGCCATAAGGGAGATACTAATGATAAGTGCGAACCCACTTCTTCCTTTTGCCGCAACGGGATTCGATATTGGTGGTGGCGACATAGGGGCAACTTGATTTAGCTCTTTAATGGACGGGGTGAAACACTTAATTATGGAATAGAATGAAACAAAAAAGTGCTTTAGTCAATTTCTTTATTGAGTAGAAGGAGATCGATACAAAGTTAGCATCATTCCAACTGACATCATTTCAATCACCATCAATTTGGTTTTTGAAATGCCCAAACATCACTGAGTAAAGCAGTAAATAGCCAATCAACCGGGAGGGGATCAGCTCAATGCGTCTAAGTCACTCAGGATCGCTTACTACGATGACCTGTCCGAAATAGAATGCACTGCCATTCGGCAGATTACGAATTCGAATTGTGGCTGTATGTTCGCCTTGGGGTTGTTCGGGAAGATAATGAAATTGGGCATACAAATACTTGTCCGAACTTTGCTTGAATTTAACGACTTCGCTGGCATTTCCGTCGATCGACACCTCGATTTCCATTCCATCTCCCTGAGGAATATGAGTCAGGCCAATCGTCCGTCCCACCCAGTGAATCGTAAGGGTCTCGCCGACACGGTCACTCTTCAGTCCGCCGCGTAGCATATTATGAGTCCGGCGAGTATCTCTTCGGTAAATATCATCTGCCTCGATATCGACCTTTGTCCAACCCTTACTTTGCTCTGCCTCAGAAATTGGCATTAGCTTGGCCGAGCCGAAGTGATTCGTATTTAATGGGGCAGGTAGGTCTTTTCTGGATTCACTTTTCTGTGCCCGAATGGTGTCTAAGGACCGTCTGGCGATTTCATTGTAAAGCCCATGCCCGGCATCTCCAGGATGTACGCCGTCTTGGGAGAAAACTAATTTCCCTTCAACCGGACCATCGTCTTTGAATATTAAATCTCCGGAATTCATCTGTTTCACTACTTCAACACCTAAGTCAACGGATGGTATACCGTAATGATTTGCGATTTGCTCCATCGTTTTCCCGAAATGATACTGTTTCCCCGCCTGCATGTCTTTTAACATCCATTCGGCAATGGTATAAAAAAAGCAAATATCTGTTTCAGTGTTATGCTCCCAAATCTGCCGAACAAGACCCTCGACTGCACGGGCATCAAATCCACGTGCACCATTAACCCGATACTCAATCATGACAAGATCCGGGTTGTAGGGGAGGAGGTCTGTTGCAATACGACTCGCAGCAAAGTCGGCTCCTGTTCCTGGTATCGCTGCATTGATCTCAACCAGGTCAGCATTCGGATATTGTTCTTTGAACCAGGCAAAACTTTTTGGACGCCATCCATTGGCTTCAGTAATGCTTCCTCCCACATACCCAATGTGCACGGTTTCACCGTCTTGCAATTTCTTGAATACATTTGGTA
The Rubellicoccus peritrichatus DNA segment above includes these coding regions:
- a CDS encoding LacI family DNA-binding transcriptional regulator; the protein is MARKAGISLRTIAEATGVSVVTVSRALNRDFLVDPKTAARIQKAADKLGYKLPSQERRSVRIARGNTNDKELRIRRFGFIIPDFIPDAFKTPLSRGLQKGIADYLFEKKIELVHTHLDRNKNLPTILAKKEVDGYILKGVFSTIPLTKPQLAQMGRFPHVSIFGQPPLTLSKSPKIIEDYILPDDQLIGRIGLDRLVRAGVKKPLLISNRVGNVPLQEMPTFSRCSGFKYEADFQGIQYDSLEILTWDPTEIVSILERYMKKSGKPKGIFMTRPFPHMIEALDRLKLTPEQGIHLYGPISGLEDECAKLDMQGINLRPEALGRAAAELLIWRINHPEMESKTILIPPELVHCKK
- a CDS encoding SGNH/GDSL hydrolase family protein; amino-acid sequence: MLVCSQLGRASDLSGGVITGGARGIYDPEVPEELRVRDGLPNVFKKLQDGETVHIGYVGGSITEANGWRPKSFAWFKEQYPNADLVEINAAIPGTGADFAASRIATDLLPYNPDLVMIEYRVNGARGFDARAVEGLVRQIWEHNTETDICFFYTIAEWMLKDMQAGKQYHFGKTMEQIANHYGIPSVDLGVEVVKQMNSGDLIFKDDGPVEGKLVFSQDGVHPGDAGHGLYNEIARRSLDTIRAQKSESRKDLPAPLNTNHFGSAKLMPISEAEQSKGWTKVDIEADDIYRRDTRRTHNMLRGGLKSDRVGETLTIHWVGRTIGLTHIPQGDGMEIEVSIDGNASEVVKFKQSSDKYLYAQFHYLPEQPQGEHTATIRIRNLPNGSAFYFGQVIVVSDPE